A genomic window from Vitis riparia cultivar Riparia Gloire de Montpellier isolate 1030 chromosome 18, EGFV_Vit.rip_1.0, whole genome shotgun sequence includes:
- the LOC117907835 gene encoding plastocyanin, with protein sequence MAIVTSAAVAIPSFTGLKASGATMTRAAATVKTVTAQAPRLVAKAALKDVGVAVVATAASALLASNAMAMEVLLGSSDGGLVFVPSTITVPAGEKITFKNNAGFPHNVVFDEDEVPSGVDVSKISMSEEDLLNAPGEVYSVTLTEKGTYSFYCSPHQGAGMVGKVTVN encoded by the coding sequence ATGGCCATCGTCACCTCCGCCGCAGTCGCCATCCCCTCATTCACCGGCCTCAAGGCCTCCGGCGCAACCATGACCCGCGCTGCCGCCACCGTCAAGACCGTCACCGCACAGGCCCCGAGGCTCGTGGCCAAGGCTGCACTGAAGGACGTGGGAGTGGCCGTCGTCGCCACCGCCGCCAGCGCTTTGCTCGCCAGCAATGCCATGGCCATGGAGGTCTTGCTCGGCAGCAGCGACGGAGGCCTGGTGTTTGTGCCGTCGACCATCACCGTCCCCGCCGGAGAGAAGATCACGTTCAAGAACAATGCTGGCTTCCCTCACAACGTTGTGTTCGACGAGGATGAAGTTCCGTCCGGCGTCGACGTATCGAAAATCTCGATGTCCGAAGAGGATCTGTTGAATGCACCCGGAGAAGTGTACTCTGTGACTTTGACCGAGAAAGGTACCTACAGTTTCTACTGCTCTCCTCACCAGGGTGCTGGTATGGTGGGAAAGGTGACCGTTAATTAA
- the LOC117907834 gene encoding uncharacterized protein LOC117907834, whose product MEALSSSATIIAASSSSPSIFSPRKRDSPRFLRVNVSPKDNGNDSDVRSESDESSLVPILTNRTLSKDAAMGLVLSAASVRGWTTDSGMEGPSVPAAAEAGSSTERISTFPWSLFTKSPRRRMRVAFTCNVCGQRTTRAINPHAYTDGTVFVQCCGCNVFHKLVDNLNLFHEMKCYVNPSFNYSDPRGDVGFKYLDMDDDNNNDVFPIF is encoded by the exons ATGGAAGCTCTGAGTTCCTCTGCAACGATCATAGCTGCTTCATCGTCATCTCCATCGATTTTCTCCCCAAGGAAAAGAGACTCACCAAGATTCCTTCGAGTCAATGTTTCTCCAAAAG ATAACGGGAACGATTCCGATGTCCGATCCGAATCGGATGAGTCAAGCTTGGTTCCCATCCTGACGAATCGTACTCTCTCGAAG GATGCGGCGATGGGGTTGGTTCTGAGTGCGGCGTCGGTGAGAGGTTGGACGACGGACTCTGGTATGGAAGGTCCTTCGGTTCCGGCGGCGGCGGAGGCCGGATCCAGTACGGAGAGGATCTCAACCTTCCCGTGGTCCCTCTTCACCAAATCGCCACGTCGAAGGATGCGCGTTGCCTTCACTTGCAATGTTTGCGGTCAGCGGACCACTCGTGCCATCAATCCTCATGCTTACACCGATGGAACCGTTTTCGTCCAG TGCTGTGGATGCAATGTGTTTCATAAACTGGTGGACAATCTGAATCTTTTTCATGAGATGAAGTGCTACGTGAACCCGAGCTTCAATTACAGTGATCCAAGAGGGGATGTGGGCTTCAAGTATCTTGATATGGATGATGATAATAACAATGACGTCTTTCCTATCTTTTGA
- the LOC117906978 gene encoding ornithine decarboxylase-like: MGSNHKSLQAILGAPGVRGKRVTALSKDGLTDFVLSMISKKQELKEPFYVLDLGVVVSLMEKWSRALPLVRPFYAVKCNPDPTFLAALAALGSSFDCASRTEIETVLGLGVSSDRIIFANPCKAESHIKYAASVGVNLTTFDSRDEIEKIRKYHPKCALLIRVKPPDDSGARCPLESKYGALPEEVTPLLQAAQDARLTVSGVSFHIGSGATLGQAYRGAIAEARAVFDTASRLGLPRMHVLNIGGGFTSGPHFDDATSAIKSSLQAYFPNEHGLTIIAEPGRYFAESAFTLVTNIIGKRVRSELREYWINDGIYGSLNCILNDHATVTAKPLACTSNSVNPTCRRVRTYSSTVFGPTCDALDTVLTGHQLPELQVNDWLMFPRMGAYTAAAGSNFNGFNMSAVTTHLVYSNPT; the protein is encoded by the coding sequence ATGGGTTCCAACCACAAGAGTCTCCAGGCAATATTGGGCGCACCAGGAGTGAGGGGTAAGAGGGTAACGGCTCTATCAAAAGATGGATTAACTGATTTCGTTCTTTCCATGATCTCCAAGAAACAAGAGCTCAAAGAGCCATTTTATGTGCTTGATTTGGGTGTGGTGGTGAGTCTCATGGAGAAGTGGTCTCGGGCTCTGCCTCTGGTTCGACCCTTTTATGCTGTCAAGTGCAACCCGGACCCCACATTTCTTGCTGCACTAGCGGCTCTCGGCTCAAGCTTTGACTGTGCTAGCCGCACGGAGATTGAGACCGTTTTGGGTCTTGGAGTTTCTTCGGATCGGATTATTTTTGCAAACCCATGTAAAGCCGAGTCTCATATCAAGTACGCCGCAAGCGTAGGCGTTAACTTGACAACTTTTGATTCAAGGGATGAAATCGAGAAAATTCGAAAATATCACCCGAAATGTGCCTTATTGATCCGGGTGAAACCTCCGGATGATAGCGGAGCACGGTGTCCATTAGAGTCCAAGTATGGTGCACTCCCTGAGGAGGTGACGCCGCTCCTCCAGGCTGCACAAGACGCTCGGCTTACTGTCTCCGGCGTGTCTTTCCATATTGGTAGCGGCGCCACCCTTGGGCAGGCCTACCGGGGGGCGATAGCAGAAGCGAGGGCGGTGTTTGATACAGCCTCGCGGCTCGGCTTGCCTCGAATGCATGTGCTCAATATCGGTGGCGGCTTTACATCTGGGCCGCACTTCGATGACGCCACTTCTGCTATCAAATCGTCTCTCCAAGCCTACTTCCCTAACGAACATGGGTTAACCATCATAGCCGAGCCAGGCAGGTACTTCGCCGAATCGGCTTTCACTCTGGTCACCAATATTATTGGGAAGCGTGTGAGGTCGGAGCTGAGGGAGTACTGGATCAACGACGGCATTTACGGCTCTCTGAACTGTATACTAAACGACCATGCAACTGTGACCGCGAAGCCTCTCGCTTGCACCTCCAATAGCGTGAACCCCACGTGCCGTCGAGTTAGGACTTACTCCTCTACAGTGTTTGGACCCACGTGCGACGCACTTGATACAGTTTTGACCGGTCACCAGTTGCCGGAACTGCAGGTCAATGATTGGCTGATGTTTCCAAGAATGGGAGCTTATACCGCTGCTGCCGGGTCCAACTTCAATGGGTTTAACATGTCCGCGGTTACGACCCACCTAGTCTACTCGAATCCAACCTGA